A genome region from Sceloporus undulatus isolate JIND9_A2432 ecotype Alabama chromosome 1, SceUnd_v1.1, whole genome shotgun sequence includes the following:
- the ANKRD63 gene encoding ankyrin repeat domain-containing protein 63, with protein sequence MLSPAGDLGPGASTRRLLEALRSGRLRLARLVLEALEGAPLDCRAGEQGRTPLMAAVLLPEPGLRLAALRLLLDRGACPDLRDDAGRSALSLACEEGFLEAAQLLVQRGADPEAPDARGWSPLMHAAARGHQALLEWLLRAFRRLGHLALDRPDRAGRTALQLAALGGHKGCVQALRAATAGAPRLPREQQGQEKQQEEGEEGPPRAPPAPGSPAQAPPAPRRPTLLRRATAPDAQSLLGCY encoded by the coding sequence ATGCTTTCTCCGGCGGGGGACCTGGGTCCCGGGGCCTCGACGCGGAGGCTGCTGGAGGCTCTGCGCTCGGGGCGCCTGCGTCTGGCCCGCTTGGTGCTGGAGGCCCTGGAGGGCGCCCCCTTGGACTGCCGGGCGGGGGAGCAGGGCCGCACCCCCCTGATGGCCGCCGTGCTGCTGCCGGAGCCGGGCCTGCGCCTGGCCGCCCTGCGGCTGCTGCTGGACCGCGGCGCCTGCCCCGACCTCCGCGACGACGCCGGGCGCAGCGCCCTCTCCCTGGCCTGCGAGGAGGGCTTCCTGGAGGCCGCCCAGCTCCTGGTCCAGCGCGGGGCCGACCCCGAGGCCCCCGACGCCCGCGGATGGAGCCCCCTGATGCACGCCGCCGCCCGCGGGCACCAGGCCCTCCTGGAGTGGCTGCTCCGCGCCTTCCGACGCCTCGGGCACCTGGCCCTCGACCGCCCCGACCGCGCCGGACGCACCGCCCTCCAGCTGGCCGCCCTGGGAGGACACAAGGGCTGCGTCCAAGCCCTCAGGGCCGCCACCGCCGGCGCCCCCCGGCTCCCCCGggagcagcagggccaggagaagcagcaggaggaaggggaggaaggccCCCCTCGGGCCCCGCCAGCACCAGGCTCCCCCGCCCAAGCCCCTCCGGCCCCCCGGCGCCCAACGCTGCTCCGCAGAGCCACCGCCCCCGACGCCCAGAGCCTCCTCGGCTGCTACTAG